Sequence from the Deltaproteobacteria bacterium IMCC39524 genome:
CCTGGCAAGGCGCTTTCGCAGACAGGAAATGACAACAAAGAAGCATGCGCCCTGTTAGGCACCGTGGTTAGTCGGAATAGCTTATTTCGTTGCTGCGGCTTTTGTTATTCCAGATAAGGCTTTTTCAACTTTGCTTATTACTTCATCGCAACCAATAATATTATGTCTTTTCCCCAAGTATCTTGGATCATTATAAGATATCCACACCTTAGACTTATCATCTTCCCAAATAATCGCTTTTTGAGGTAAATCGATAGCGACACTTTGTTGGCATTGCATGAGAGGGCTTCCCACTTTTGGGCTCCCGAATATTATGAGTCGTGTTTCTCGAAGTTCTACGCCCACTTTTTGTGCCGCGTCGGAATGATTTATTTGATTGAATATCGTCATACCTTTTTCATTTAATATGTTCTCAAGTCTTTCGGTTGTTTCCTTAACGGTGAAATCACTTTGAACCTTGAGCAGGCCCTCTGCGGCCATTAATGGCAATACAGTAAACAAGATTAACAGCAACGTTAAAGATGATTTTTTCATTACTTACTCCTTGCGTGGGTTGTCGTAATATACAACTCATTAATGAGAAATCTTGATGCCGACTCACATTATCTCTTCTGTCCTTATACTGAAGTGTAACGGGCAATAGGCTTCGGTCAAATACGTAGTTTTTCTAGTGCTGATCAGTTGGTTTTGAGAAGTTGTAAACAGCTTGTTTCTCGAGGTCTCAGATACCTTCTGCCAAAGAAGAAAAGGCTACCCGGTTAAGGGCAGCCCTTTTATGAAATTTATAGGTGTTGTTCGATTGGATCGCTATGAAACTGGCAGCCTAATCGTAAACACACTCCCTTCACCGGGTGTGCTGTGTGCTGTCACCTCACCGTCATGGGCCTGAACGATGTGTTTGACGATTGCCAGCCCCAGTCCGGTACCACCGATGGCACGGCTGCGGGCCGCATCAACGCGGTAGAAACGTTCAAACAGTCGAGGCAGATGTTCTTTGGAGATGCCCTGACCACGGTCCTGAACCTTGATCATGACGTGCTCGCCCTCCTGCCAGCTCTCAACGGTCACAATTTTTCTGCTTTCGCTGTATTTGATGGCGTTGTCGACTAGGTTTATGACGGCCTGTTCAAGCAGGGTGCTGTTGACCTTTGCTACGAGCTCCTCTGAACAGAACAGTTTAACGTCTACCTGCCGGGACTTCGCAATGCTTGAACATGATTGCAGCGCTGATTCCAGAATTGGTAGCAGCCTCTCATGCGTACGATCAACCTCATCAGATTCGGCATCCCGCTCAAGGCGCGAGAGGGATAACAGGTCTTCTATGATGGCATTGAGACGGTCAGATTGCCGGTTGGCGATCTCAAGAAACCTCTGGCTGTCTTCCGGGTTCTTGTTGGCTCCGGCCAATAGAGTTTCTACCGCACCTTTAATAGCTGTAATTGGTGTTCTCAATTCGTGGGAGACGTTGGCGACGAAGTCTCGACGCAGGTTCTCAAGTCGTCGTAGGCGGGTAAGATCATGGATGACAATCAGCGCGCCGATCGTTTGCCCGTCTGAACCTCGCAGAGGTGTTCCATGGGTCTGCAGAAAACGTTCTTCTCCCTGGTACAAAAGAGTCATGTCAGCTTCGATGCTGGTCCGGCTCTGTAGCGATTCGGTGATGAATCTCTGCAGCTCGGGTTTACGGACCACCTCCTGAAGACTCCGGCCAACGGCCAACTCAGGGTTTGTCCCGAGCAGAGTTGCTGCCGCCCGGTTAATCCGCAGGATGCCTTCTTGATGATCCACGGCCAGAACGCCCTCGATCATGCTGGCAAGAACGGCTTCCTGCTCGTTACGCTGACTCACCACTGTTTGAAGTCGATCATTGAGCTGGGCCGCCATCTGGTTCATGGCTTCGGCCAGCCCGCCCATTTCTTCGCCCTTGTAGACCGGAAGGCGTCGATCGAGTTCGCCACCGGCAAAACGTTCGGCACCGCGTTTCATTTCCACAAGAGGGCGACTGATGCGTCGTGATACCCAAAGGCTGATCAGGGCGGCTATCAGGGCAATCAGAATGCCGCTGTTGATCACATGGAAGAGGACGGTTTCAAGGGCTTTGTCAACTCGGGCGATGGGTAAAGCCGTGCGGACGCATCCGATAATTTGACCGTTGCTTCTGACCGGTAGAGCCACGTACATCATTTCCTGTTGCAGGGTTGTGCTGTAGCGTGTTGCCGCACCGGAACGCCCTTCCAGGGCCACCCGGATCTCAGGCCTTCTGGCATGATTATCCATTTTGACGGGGACTTCTTCAGAATCACCGACGACGCGGCCATCCGGCAGGATAATGGTCAGGCGGGTGCCAGATTGTTTGCCCAGGGCGAGGCTCAGGCTTTCAAGAGAGCCGATATTGCCCGACACGAGAGCGTCTCGTGCCTGGTTGACGACCAACTGCCCCTGCGCCTCAAGGCCTCTGCGCTTTTCTTCGCGATAGAAGTCATCCAGAGTTCTGGAGAAAAACCAGGTGAGCGTCACCAGTGCGATCAGGATGATCACCAGGAAAGGGGGGTAGATCTGCCATATGAGACGTTTACTAGGCATAGAGGCCAGCTTTTAGCTTTCAGTTGTAAGCTGCAGGAAAAAACTATTCGCGGAAGCGGTAGCCGATACCGCGGACGGTCTCGATATATTCACCGCAGCTGCCGAGCTTCTTGCGCAGGCCGACAATCTGGACATCAACGGCACGATCGGTGACGGCATAACTTTCGCCATGGATGGCGTCGACGATCTGGGTGCGGGTGAAGACCCAGCCGGGTCGGCAGGCCAGTAGGTAGAGTAGCTGAAATTCGCTAAAGGTCAGCTCGATGTTCTCGCCGCAGGCCTTAACCTTGTTGCGTCCCGGGTGAATATAAAGGTCGTGGATCTCTATCGGTTGTTCCGCGTCCGCTGGTTTGTCCGGCTTGACCCGCCGTCTCAGCACTGCTCGTGCTCTTGCCTGGAGAATCTGCGGGCTGAATGGTTTGGTGATGTAGTCATCAGCCCCGAGTTCCAGGCCCTGGACAATATCGGCCTCTTCGCCCTTGGCTGTGAGCATGATGATCGGGGTTTCCTGGGTGTCGGGAGCCTGGCGCAGTCGCCGACAGACTTCGAGGCCATCGATGCCCGGCAACATCAGGTCAAGAAAGACCAGGTCCGGCTTGTATTCGCGGACTTTGGTAAAGCCTTCTTCGCCTGTCATGGCGCATTCCACCTGGAAGCCTGCCTTGACCAGGTTGAAATGAATCAGGGCTAGAATGTCCTCTTCATCTTCGATAACCAGGATGCGTTGTTTGTTCATGGCCTGATGACTCTCTTGTAAAATTAGATGGCGAGCCAAACTTACCCGGTGACTGTTGTTTGAATTTACGTCGCGGTCGAATCCTCGGCAAAAAGGGCCTCATGCAGGTTAACCGTGTGATTCTTGATCCGTCGCAAGGCAACGGCCATATCGCTGAAGGTCAGGGCGGGCAGAGCACCGCAGGAGCCCTCCTTCATCCGGACGAGGTGTGCTTTACGAACCTCATCAGCCAGATCGTTGAGACGATTGGCCTCATCGTAAATTTTGCGCATACTGCTGACATCTTCATCCTTGAAGGCATTGCTGACCAGGTTGAAGAAGGCAAAAACCTCACGGTGAAAGGCGCGCAGGTCTTTCCAACCATCTTCGCTGAAATCAAGCTCATGCTTATCGAGCCGTTTCATATATGAGCAGAGGGAATAAGCGTAGTCGGCAATCGACTCAAGCTCATCGGCGGCACGAACGTAATTGTAGGCCCGGTCCGACTGTGCTGTACTGGCGCCACCGGCTTGCATGAGGGTGACGGTAAAGCTCGTGATTTCGTGCTGCATGACATCGGTTTCGTCTTCGAGCTTCTTCACTTCGCGGTAGATGCTGTCGCGCCCTTTAAGGTCTCGTTGCAGAAATTTTTCGGCATTGATCAAAACCTCATGAACGGCCTCCTGCATGCGCTTGAGTTCTTCGAAAACCATCGAAATACCCATCGCCACGGGCATGGTGCCGGGAGAACCGATATATTTGAAGGAACCTTTTTCAGCGCCGGCTTTCTCAGGGATCAATTTAGTGACGAGCTTTGCCAGCTGGTTGAGAAACGGTAGCATCACCAGGGTGGCGGTTACATTGAAGAAGGTGTGCGCCATGGCGATATGAGCGGCAATGTAGGGACGACTGCCATCGGCATCGACAAAGTTTGAAAGGCCGGGCACAAATAGTTCAATCATGTCGACATAGGTCGAGAAGATCGAAATAATGATGAAGACCCCAAGAACATTGAACACGCTGTGGGCCATCGCCGCACGTCGGGCAGCAATGGATCCGCCGATCGCGGCGAATTGGGCGGTGATGGTGGTGCCGATATTTTCACCCATAACCAAAGCAACAGCTGTATACAGAGGGATGGCGCCGGTTGCCGCGAGAGCCATAGTGATACCGAGCATCGCCGAACTGCTCTGGATGATCATGGTCATCATACAGCCAATGGCGACGCAACCGAGGATACTCAGCAGCGACTGGGCATCAAGGGTCAGCATCAGGTTCATGAAGCTTTCATCGCTGCGCAATGGTTTGAAAGCATTACTCATGATCTCAAGGCCGAAGAAGATCAGACCCAGAGCTACCAGAACCTTGGCCGTTGCCGAGGTCCGATCATTTTTGGAAAAGAGCATCGGAAAGACACCGATGGCGACCAGCAAGAGCCCGTACTTGCCGACCTTGACCGCCAGGATCCAGCCGGTGATGGTGGTGCCGATGTTGGCACCGAGGATAACACCGATCGCCTGGGTCAGATGCATCAGGCCGGCGTTGGTCAGGCCGACCACCATGACCGTCGTGATCGACGAAGATTGAACGAAACAGGTAACCACCAAGCCGACTATGACCGCGAGGAAGCGGTTGCTGGTCACTGACGAGATCGCCTTGCGGATCAGGCCGCCCGAGAGCGACTGCAAGCTGTCGGAAAGGTATTTCATGCCGAGGATAAAAATCCCGAGGCCGCCGATGGCGGTGTAACCCATTGTGAATGGTTCGATCATTTGATTCATCCTTGAGGAGTGTAATGGCTTAGCAATAAAAATATGGCTGTTTAACCGTGGGTGAATATCAGCCTTTTGTTAGGGTTATGTTAGGAGCATCAACTTTTTGACTGTATGAGTAAAGATAAAAGGCCAAATTCAAAAAAAAAAATGCTCTTTATCTGCTGTCGTTGTTTGAGGCGGCACGACGCCACCCCGAATCATCTCTGTATGGCGAGACCAGGGTTCTGTCAAGGTCTTGGAATGCGAAGGATTGACAGTAGTATTGTCCAAGAGTTTTTGTAATAATCGGACGCGTGATATTAATTTGTCAAACAACCAAACTCTTAAGAAAAGGATGCATAACGTGACCAAAACACAAAAAGCAAGTCTGGCCATTGCTCTTCTCTTCATGTCATTGATCGTCGCCTGCGCCCCGGTCAAAATGTTAGAAGTTCGCAAAGATCCTGCTTATACCGAGAAGATGGGCAAGGTTCTGGTTCTAGCTATGGCGGGAGAGCCCTATATCCGCAAACAGTTTGAAAAAGTTCTCGCTAACCAGTTGATTGAAAGAGGGGTCGAGGTGGTCCTGAGTCATGAAGTTCTGCCCCAGTCCACCAAGGAGCTCGATCGGGAAATTGTGGTGGCCAAAGTCAAGGAGCTCGGGGTTACAAATGTTCTGGTCAGCCGTTCTATCAGTCGACAGGAAGTTACTAACCAGCAGGCGGGTGGCCTCTATTTTAAGGAAACCTCTCTTTATCCTGATGGTTGGTCTTCTTATGCTGTCGCCTCTTCAGGGCAACGGGAGGCGGGCTACACGACAGATTTTTTGACTGTCGAATCCAACCTCTTTGTGGTTGGGAACAAAAACCCGGTCTGGTCGAATCTTGCCGAGCTCAAAGTTGAAGATTCCAGGCAGGATGCGGTTAACAAATTTATTCCTTTCCTGGTGGAACAGCTTGAGTTGAGCAATCTCCTCTGATCGGTCTTGCATCATAAGTTCTGGTACTAAAAAGCCCCCAACCGCATAAACGGTTGGGGGCTTTTATCCTTCTGCAAAGTTCTTAACCGACCTGTCGGTGCTCTTTAATAAACCTTGATAAGCCAGACCCCGCCGCAGAGCATCAGCACGCCGGCAACGCGGCCAAGACTGATCGGATGGATTGGATAACCGAGCACACCAAAGTGATCGAGGAGCAACGAGGCGAACATCTGTCCGGCCAGGATCAGGGCGACCATGGCGGTCGCACCGAGTTTGGGAACCAGGATGATCGTTGCCGTGACGAAAAAGGCGCCCAGCATGCCGCCGAACCAGATCCACCAGGGGTGACTTCCGGCTGAAGCCAGCGCCGGGAGAGGGAGGCGGGTCGCCAGTGAATAGATGACCAGGGTCAACGTTCCTACAGCGAATGAGATGGTTGATGCGAGGACCGGAGACTTAGTCCAGAGACCCAGCTGTGCGTTGATGCCGGCTTGGGTCGGCACGGAAATGCCGGCCAGAATCGCCATTAAAATAAAAAGCGTTGTTGATGACATAAACAAGTCCATTTTTGCTGGTGTAAGTAGTTTGTAAATAAGAGCTTTTTCAGCCCCAGCCTTCGCTTAACCCGCTAGCTCTTCCAGGGTCAGAATCGATTCTATATCGCGCCGTTCCGATTTGTTGATAATTACGGCAGCGCCGACCAGGCTCGCTTCGGCCTGCTCAACGATCTGTTCGATCGCCTTGTAGGTGGAGCCGACAGCGAAGAAGTCGTCGGCAAGCAAGAGGCGCTCACCGGGCAAGAGGACTTCATCCGAAACATAAAGAGTGGTTGATTCTTGTTTGGTAAAAGAGTAGCTCGATGC
This genomic interval carries:
- a CDS encoding ATP-binding protein; this encodes MPSKRLIWQIYPPFLVIILIALVTLTWFFSRTLDDFYREEKRRGLEAQGQLVVNQARDALVSGNIGSLESLSLALGKQSGTRLTIILPDGRVVGDSEEVPVKMDNHARRPEIRVALEGRSGAATRYSTTLQQEMMYVALPVRSNGQIIGCVRTALPIARVDKALETVLFHVINSGILIALIAALISLWVSRRISRPLVEMKRGAERFAGGELDRRLPVYKGEEMGGLAEAMNQMAAQLNDRLQTVVSQRNEQEAVLASMIEGVLAVDHQEGILRINRAAATLLGTNPELAVGRSLQEVVRKPELQRFITESLQSRTSIEADMTLLYQGEERFLQTHGTPLRGSDGQTIGALIVIHDLTRLRRLENLRRDFVANVSHELRTPITAIKGAVETLLAGANKNPEDSQRFLEIANRQSDRLNAIIEDLLSLSRLERDAESDEVDRTHERLLPILESALQSCSSIAKSRQVDVKLFCSEELVAKVNSTLLEQAVINLVDNAIKYSESRKIVTVESWQEGEHVMIKVQDRGQGISKEHLPRLFERFYRVDAARSRAIGGTGLGLAIVKHIVQAHDGEVTAHSTPGEGSVFTIRLPVS
- a CDS encoding Na/Pi cotransporter family protein; the encoded protein is MIEPFTMGYTAIGGLGIFILGMKYLSDSLQSLSGGLIRKAISSVTSNRFLAVIVGLVVTCFVQSSSITTVMVVGLTNAGLMHLTQAIGVILGANIGTTITGWILAVKVGKYGLLLVAIGVFPMLFSKNDRTSATAKVLVALGLIFFGLEIMSNAFKPLRSDESFMNLMLTLDAQSLLSILGCVAIGCMMTMIIQSSSAMLGITMALAATGAIPLYTAVALVMGENIGTTITAQFAAIGGSIAARRAAMAHSVFNVLGVFIIISIFSTYVDMIELFVPGLSNFVDADGSRPYIAAHIAMAHTFFNVTATLVMLPFLNQLAKLVTKLIPEKAGAEKGSFKYIGSPGTMPVAMGISMVFEELKRMQEAVHEVLINAEKFLQRDLKGRDSIYREVKKLEDETDVMQHEITSFTVTLMQAGGASTAQSDRAYNYVRAADELESIADYAYSLCSYMKRLDKHELDFSEDGWKDLRAFHREVFAFFNLVSNAFKDEDVSSMRKIYDEANRLNDLADEVRKAHLVRMKEGSCGALPALTFSDMAVALRRIKNHTVNLHEALFAEDSTAT
- a CDS encoding response regulator; protein product: MNKQRILVIEDEEDILALIHFNLVKAGFQVECAMTGEEGFTKVREYKPDLVFLDLMLPGIDGLEVCRRLRQAPDTQETPIIMLTAKGEEADIVQGLELGADDYITKPFSPQILQARARAVLRRRVKPDKPADAEQPIEIHDLYIHPGRNKVKACGENIELTFSEFQLLYLLACRPGWVFTRTQIVDAIHGESYAVTDRAVDVQIVGLRKKLGSCGEYIETVRGIGYRFRE
- a CDS encoding DMT family transporter, which encodes MSSTTLFILMAILAGISVPTQAGINAQLGLWTKSPVLASTISFAVGTLTLVIYSLATRLPLPALASAGSHPWWIWFGGMLGAFFVTATIILVPKLGATAMVALILAGQMFASLLLDHFGVLGYPIHPISLGRVAGVLMLCGGVWLIKVY
- a CDS encoding DUF302 domain-containing protein — protein: MKKSSLTLLLILFTVLPLMAAEGLLKVQSDFTVKETTERLENILNEKGMTIFNQINHSDAAQKVGVELRETRLIIFGSPKVGSPLMQCQQSVAIDLPQKAIIWEDDKSKVWISYNDPRYLGKRHNIIGCDEVISKVEKALSGITKAAATK